A single genomic interval of Haloterrigena salifodinae harbors:
- a CDS encoding UvrD-helicase domain-containing protein, translating into MATTETKVTRLFGGPGSGKTTALLDHVEEILEEEGVTFRDILVVSYTRAAAQEVRERLAERLGESPRALQGNVCTMHAKAYELLDLSRSDVIGESDKEEFCEEYGIEYEDEYSGAGRRTARSTTIGNKVIATSQWLQRTRRDVTDWYDVPFQWNDEEVRLPPEIDPNAQEGNKYTPTWPSDDDRIDVPEAIRAWRSYKGEEGKIGFADMLERVAQRSLLPSVDFLVIDEFQDITTLQYDVYEEWKPHMRQVLIAGDDDQVVYSWQGADPALLLDEQVDEDVILPNSYRLPSNVLNAVNKEIRHIETRQDKDLKPRKEGGAVEARANASMLDVVRNVRRTLDQTDGTVMILFRARYQMFQFIDEFITEGVPFTSLTDQRMWTDRLTQYVRAVEAIDEGRDVTGLQARRLADMLQESAFGTNERDDLFDTIDDRQEEAGIDDLAELMIPADVVADHVPFMPGPASAADMVRKVTNFQKKSVRSYFAIGEYLRMETDRVRVGTIHSAKGREADHVIVGTDLTEKVVEQMVATVDDPEDVPGCEEFTKNTSPVPVLTDNERRVFYVGMSRARERLVLLENLVDGAPTLPIDVLLNNRLTDMPLEDLIEQAQQPQDAEADDNEVEAEAP; encoded by the coding sequence ATGGCTACCACGGAGACGAAGGTGACCCGGTTGTTCGGTGGTCCGGGCAGCGGGAAGACTACTGCCCTGCTCGACCACGTCGAAGAGATCCTCGAAGAGGAGGGTGTAACCTTCCGGGATATCCTCGTCGTCTCGTACACGCGAGCGGCAGCACAGGAGGTTCGCGAGCGACTGGCCGAGCGACTCGGCGAGAGCCCCCGCGCACTGCAGGGCAACGTCTGTACGATGCACGCGAAGGCCTACGAACTGCTGGACCTCTCTCGAAGCGACGTCATCGGCGAGTCCGACAAGGAAGAGTTCTGCGAGGAGTACGGCATCGAGTACGAGGACGAGTACTCGGGCGCCGGTCGCCGAACCGCCCGGTCGACGACGATCGGAAACAAGGTCATCGCGACCAGCCAGTGGCTCCAGCGGACCCGACGGGACGTCACTGACTGGTACGACGTCCCCTTCCAGTGGAACGACGAAGAAGTGCGACTGCCGCCCGAAATCGATCCCAACGCCCAGGAGGGCAACAAGTACACCCCGACCTGGCCCAGCGACGACGACCGGATCGACGTCCCCGAGGCGATCCGCGCCTGGCGCTCCTACAAGGGCGAGGAGGGCAAGATCGGCTTCGCAGATATGCTCGAGCGGGTCGCACAGCGCTCCCTGCTTCCGAGCGTCGACTTCCTGGTGATCGACGAGTTCCAGGACATCACCACGCTGCAGTACGACGTCTACGAGGAGTGGAAACCCCACATGCGGCAGGTGCTGATCGCCGGCGACGACGACCAGGTCGTCTACTCCTGGCAGGGCGCCGACCCTGCGCTCTTGCTCGACGAGCAGGTCGACGAGGACGTCATTCTCCCTAACTCCTACCGACTCCCCTCGAACGTCCTCAACGCAGTCAACAAGGAGATTCGCCACATCGAGACCCGCCAGGACAAGGACCTAAAGCCCCGCAAGGAGGGCGGGGCCGTCGAGGCGCGAGCGAACGCGTCGATGCTCGACGTCGTCCGGAACGTCCGGCGGACGCTCGACCAGACCGACGGCACCGTCATGATCCTGTTCCGGGCGCGCTACCAGATGTTCCAGTTCATCGACGAGTTCATCACCGAGGGCGTGCCGTTCACGTCGCTGACCGACCAGCGGATGTGGACCGACCGACTCACCCAGTACGTCCGCGCCGTCGAAGCCATCGACGAAGGCAGGGACGTCACTGGCCTGCAGGCTCGGCGGCTCGCCGACATGCTCCAGGAGTCGGCGTTCGGAACCAACGAGCGCGACGACCTCTTCGACACCATCGACGACCGCCAGGAGGAGGCCGGCATCGACGACTTAGCGGAGCTCATGATCCCCGCCGACGTCGTCGCGGACCACGTGCCGTTCATGCCCGGTCCCGCCTCGGCGGCCGACATGGTTCGGAAGGTCACCAACTTCCAGAAGAAGAGCGTCCGGTCGTACTTCGCGATTGGCGAGTACCTCAGGATGGAGACCGACCGCGTCCGCGTCGGCACCATCCACTCCGCGAAGGGTCGCGAGGCCGACCACGTCATCGTCGGCACCGACCTCACCGAGAAGGTCGTCGAGCAGATGGTCGCGACCGTCGACGACCCCGAGGACGTCCCCGGCTGCGAGGAGTTCACCAAGAACACGTCGCCGGTTCCCGTCCTGACCGACAACGAACGACGCGTCTTCTACGTCGGCATGTCCCGGGCCCGGGAACGGCTCGTCCTCCTCGAGAACTTAGTCGACGGCGCGCCGACGCTGCCGATCGACGTCCTGCTCAACAACCGGCTGACCGATATGCCCCTCGAGGACCTGATCGAGCAGGCCCAGCAACCCCAGGACGCCGAGGCCGACGACAACGAGGTCGAAGCCGAAGCGCCGTGA
- a CDS encoding DUF7563 family protein: MPECQNCGAFVTDAYARVFTPRDVDDPRVCPDCQDKIRDGADVRTARSPRNP; this comes from the coding sequence ATGCCGGAATGCCAGAACTGCGGCGCGTTCGTAACGGATGCCTACGCACGCGTGTTCACGCCGCGTGACGTCGACGATCCGCGGGTCTGTCCCGACTGTCAGGACAAGATCCGCGACGGGGCCGACGTGCGAACCGCCCGCTCTCCGCGGAACCCCTAA
- a CDS encoding HVO_0416 family zinc finger protein — translation MATSPNDGGDDVIDQFLSDRGHTVERVGWEQEYNKKQCPECGGLHDTAATACTVCGWEPTP, via the coding sequence ATGGCAACCTCACCCAATGACGGCGGTGACGACGTCATCGACCAATTCCTCTCGGACCGCGGTCACACCGTAGAACGAGTCGGGTGGGAGCAGGAGTATAACAAGAAGCAGTGCCCCGAGTGTGGCGGCCTGCACGACACGGCCGCTACGGCCTGTACCGTCTGCGGGTGGGAACCGACGCCGTAA